tcagcagctcagctgccaggGCTGACAGCTCACAGTTGCAGCCATTCATTAGTGTTCCTGGAATACAGCCGCAACAGTTCAAGCCGGTCAGTTATCTCTGGAAAATGATCTATACTCTGCTCCTTTTCCAACAGCCCTAGTAATATTTTACCCCAAAACTCTGCCAAACATGTAGGAGGTTTGAACAAGCTTTCTCAGTAACATTCTTTTAACAGAAGcaacatatttctttttccccaagagCCAAAATAAAGTTATTAAGCTGGATGAAATATTCTGCTTGTCAATTACAAATTTGTGTATACATGGGCATAAGAGTAAACAGAGAACCTGACACACACAGATACCAAAATCCTCAGGTACTCTAACTGCCCTCCCTCCAAAATAATTAGCACTAGTGCTGAAGTTCAACAAAAGAAGAGTCAGAGCAATTTTGAGACCGAGTTCTAATTGTTTTtacaaaattagtatttttcagGCTCTCTGCTTGAGGCAACAATACCCACACTGCCTCAGTATTAGTTCTTCCATCCTTTAATATTgctgcagtttattttatttgcagccacatttaaagaggaaaagaaaataatactgTGTTATGCTGTAAATACTCCATAACTTTCACAtaacaatttttcctttttaagagCTCAGAAATTTGGACACATCAACTGAAATACTGGCTTTGCTTTTCAAGAAGGTGTGACACAccaaaagtttttttctttttcattcttttggaCTACCTATCCATCCTGTCTTCCTCCCCCAGACAAGACTTtccaattaattaattcttCACTAGTCATCAGGTCAATGCAAGAAACCATAGTCTTTTATAGACTACTGTCAAAGTGTACTGGGCTATGGGAACAGGAAATTAAAAGTCTTTGGGGAATGGCTTGGAAGAAAGTAATCTATAAACCCAGTTCTCTTTATATATCAGGCTAGATCACCTCCACCCCTGATAACCTTAGATGATGTTTGATTTGTAACAGCAGACTATAGGACAGAACTGATacaaaaaaccttttttcagaaatacatgAATTGACCAACCTTTTACATGTTTACGGTATTGCTGACATGCtgctttcaaattatttccatcTTAACTATTTTACCTTTAAAACAGTTCCTCTTCATATTCAGAATGGTGAGCGACTTTCCGGATATATCCAGGGTGTTGAGAGTGTACACTGCTCCTTGATGAGTCACTGTTTCAGAAGATGACTACAGGAGAATGAGCTACACAAGCCTGTGAGGCTTCAAGTATGTGCAAACACTGAAGTAGATCTGAAGGTGCCAGAAGATGCCTGCCTACACACCGAGCCCCCTTTCTGGCAATGTTACACATTAACAGTaggaaagacaaagagaaaaatgctttccaCAGATTTATAGCTTCAATGACCACCAAGTAACCTCTCTGAACTGAGCTGTGTGCTGACTTCCTGGACCTGCCAGCACAAACCATGACTCATGATGTATCAGCTCCCTCTGCGCCCTAATAGCTTTATCAGCGTCAACCCCCAGCCTATTAATGACACTTGAAGGTCTTCATTAACTATTTCACCACTGATTCCAGTAGATAAGGCAGCTGGGCAAAGCCCAAGGGAGTAGTGGCACAATTTAAATggctggaaagaggaaaaaggaggagcaAGAATAGAACAGCAGACAAGCAGGAGACAGCTTTACAATAAAGCCTTCTCAGAgattaaagcaaataaaaaccaagCGGTAAAACAGCCTTAACAAACTGCTAGGTTTTCATTCTCACCTTTCTCTGTCTGATGCCAGTGGAAGTCAGGCAACTACTTGAGAGAAGTAAAGAATAACCTTTGATCTGCTGTCTCTGTATCTATCTTCTACGTTATGTATGAGGTCTAGGTCCATTTAAGGCAAGCTTTCATGGCTTACCAGGATCACCTTCCCAGCGGGGAAAGACTCACACCATACGTGTGCTCCTGGCTTCCTGACaacccagcacacagcacacctTTATCACCCAGTGCAGGAGCTGACAAATGACACTCCTTCACTGATAACCAGACATTAGTTTCTCTACTGAACACCACAGTATGGCCTGTCAAAAAGAGCACACTGCATTCAGaccccatttccatttcttacTCATCGTCCTCATGGCAAAGTGTCTGAAAAAGTCTCTTTAGACATGAACACCAGTTAAAGCACCACTGTAAGGTGGCAAGTTCAAGGACTAAACCAGAAAACCAACTTTAAAAACCACAGTTCTGGTAAGAGCATCAAGAACTGACTCACTGGAGTGCCACACAAAGTTAGATGCCCCTAATTTGAATAAGCAGGAcaagtttttctctctctttagaCAGAAGTGATTCACTTGCCACAGATAATCGTGTTCATTGCCACAATTTACATTAAGTATTAGAAGCTatggaaaacaaatgcaaaatgcattcctttctttctgatTCCTCAATCAACAGGGTGATTAAACACCAGACAAATCATCTTCTCAGAAAACACCGAGCTATGAAAAGAACCCACCAGCTTGAAATTTCTTTGCACAAGGCAGTTTGTCAGCCAGGTTAGCAATCCTCTTAAGGTAGGCAAACTGCAAGTAAATTTTAAGCTTTCAAACTTATTCTTGTCAGTCCATTACCAGTTTAATCAGAACCAGCACAGGTTTCCAaagcacagcttttcctttcaggaaagcACAGCGGTTACTTTCTCACACACAGCATCAGGCAGtgctccagccagcacaggccTGCATTAAACCTGCACCCTCAACTCTCCAAACATCCAATTTGAGGTGCTCTCTCCATCCACTGCACCCCAATCCCATGGACACAGCTGCTTCACTGAAACATGCTCAAAGCAACACTGAACATATTCCCTTGATACCTGCTGCTGTCCCAAGGTGAGGGAACACTAACAGAGAAATTCACCACAAGATCTGCTCATAATGGCCTAATGCCTGTTtctaaaaacaaacaccacaCATGTATTCCCTTCCTCCAAACTACAGCAATTCTGGCAGCAAATGTTGGGACTTAAATTCAGTGCTCAAACACTGCTTGGTTCTCCTTTCCCTCGGGGAAGTCGGTGGAGTGCTCTTggcctgcagagcagcctgacgtgtctgtggagcagcagccacacactccctccctcccaggagCCTGCTCACACCACACCCCTGCTACAACTCACAGCTCCAAATTACttcccaattaaaaaaacctcactggAAGGTTGTGCTTCCCACCGTGTCCACATCTCAGCCCCAGTAGTGTCTGTTTTCTCGATACAAAGGACCattctctgcagagctttccctgcacacagatttgcacacacacacacagctaaGTCCAAGTATTTTCCTTACTACCTGACACTATAAAGTGTTAACTCCACAGCAAGATAAAAATCAAGAATCTGTGTTAAAAGCCCTGAGATAGCACCACACAGATTTAACACGGCAATACAGTATCATTTTAACCCAGTCACTGAAGCGTAATGCACTCAGGCAAACGGAGAGAACAGCCCTTCCCACATCCTGAGCCACTGTACACAGAAAGACAGCTTTCACTCTTTGAAGAGGTCGTATTATTTGTGCATTAAGCAGCTTTCAGGATACTCTGCACCCCATTTTGTGAGAAAAGTAATCGCACTCACACCCTGTAAAAAACAAGTACAATTCATTACTGGTCTAAATACTTTGCTATGGTTTGTGCCCTTAAAAACATAATCCAGGTGAACCTCAGCATGACCTtctgaaaatatgaatttaCAAAAAACACTTGGCAATAACTTGAAAGTTGACTCTTTCCCCCTAAAAATACAGTTCTTTTTTATGTCattataaaataattcataCCTGTCTTCATCACCATCAACAGAAATGGGTATGCCAAAAACAGAGCTAGCAAGACTGTTCATTGGAGTACTTGCAGGTAACTGAAGAGGATTTGCTAGAGTGTCTGGAATGGGAGGCTTCACTAGAGGTTTATTTTCAGCTATAAGAGAAAGTGGTGGCTGAGGTAGGGGTTCCGATTTTCTTCTGGTATCATCGATCTGGCCTGCTAAGGACTGGGCCTGGGTCTGAAACTGTCCAAGGTTTGCCTGAGGCAGACTGGCGGGTGCACTGGGCGCACCTTGCATCATCGAGTGTGCGACGTGCTGGGACTGGACCACGCCAGGGCTTCTGCTGACAGAAGGGTGGCTCGTCAGCTGGGACTGCACCAGCGTAACAGGGACGTTTGGCATAGTAACAGAAGCGGTGGTGGACACACTAGGCACGCTTGTACCAGGCACAGCCGCAGGCACGCTCTGAACTCCAGGGAGCACAGCATGGGGAGCACCAGGCATTCCCGACACTTGACTGCTTCCCCCCATCGGGTGCTGAGTCACAGATTTCTGTTGCACAACCCCCGAATGTCCAAGGCCTGGCTGCACCACGCTCCCTGGCTGAGGGATGGCAGGCTGGCTCGGGATGCCAGGCTGGCTCGCTTGTGCCTGGCCACTCTGCAACAGCCCCGCTCCCTGCGCCACCGCTTCGCCGGGCTGCGCCGACACCCCCAGCACCGCCGCTCCCACGGCCGACGCGCTCTGGCCCGTCACCTGCCCCACGGGAAGGCTGGAGGCCACAGTACTTGGAGCAGAGCTTGTAGTAGCCTGCTGAATAGCTCCTTGAGACTGCATAATTGTCATGTGCTGCATGTATTCAGCCTGCCCAGGAGGCTGCGTCGGCAATAGATGCACCGGTGGAATCTGGGACTGAGAATAAGCAAATTGTTGAGGCTGAGTCACTGGTATGCTTGCCTGCTGCACCTGCTGCTGGGCCACAGGAATGCTTGACTGCCCTACTGTCACATTTGGAGGTGCCATGCCTTTCCCGTTGGGTCCAGCCTGTGAAACACCCTGTGGATTTacctgtggctgtggctgctgcgGCACTATCATTTGCTGACTTGCTCCTGAAGCCCCAGAAAACACAGGCTGAGCAGTACTCTGAGGCACGGCCCCACCTACGGGctgctgcggctgctgctgtTGCCCAATGACAAAACTAGGTTGCTGTAGAGAAGACTGGttcattttctctgtctgaagcagctgtgacacagcagccagggagctgTCAGCTATAGAATCGGAGCCATGGGCTGACGCTGGCACAGCCGAGATCACAACAGAACCTCCTGTGGCACCCAGGCCACTGTCCCTGTCTTGAGCAGCCTGTTCgaaggtgctgctgtgcctaATGCAATCTCCAGTCCTGCCCAGAACAGCAGCACCATCCGAGTCCCGGTCATAGTACTCCATACACGTCCATCGGCCTCGCCTGTAGGGCTCCCCAGTACCGTGGTCCAGCTTGATCACCCTGAAGCGTGAGCTGCACGCGGCAGCCGCCGTCTGAGACATGGCCCCGGGGGCAGCAGGTGCAGAAGGCCCTGtggagggcagggcagcctgagcactgctgcctccacccacagcagtgccaggggcaACAGCTGGCAGGGGCACAGCCGAACTTTTGGGAACGGCCCCCCCGTTGGGgcctgcagccaccccagcGGCAGCCACAGTCAGCTGCCCGTCCAAAAGGAGATTGGGAGAGACGCTGCTGGGAGTTTCGGCCTCGCCCACGTTGTTGAGAGTCTCTTCAGAGGAGCTGCGCTCGCAGACGTCCTCGGGGCCGTAGTCGGTGGCTCGGGAAACATCAAAGATTTCAGAAGACACGTCCTCGGTGCGGGACTCATCCGGGTCATCTAAGCTCTCGGTGTCCTCGGTGATGCTGCTGGCCACCTGCGCCGTGGTCACGCTGGTGATCTGGAAGCAGCTCTTCTTCTTGGCCGGCATCTTGGACATGTTTCCTCCGCAGGAAGGGGTTCCGCCGGCCGCGGCGAGGCGAGCGGGGTGCTGGGCCGGGCTGTCACGGCGTGCCGGCCGGGCCCCCGGCGCTACCGTACATCCTCCGGCGGCTTCctgcggcgggcggggggcggcggggctcctcctcttcctccctatCCGCAGCCCTCTTCCCGCGGCCGggcctccttctcctccctgccgCCGCTCCGAGCGCCCCGCGGCTTCCTGCGGGCCGCAGCAGCGGGCCCgcggcccgccccgcgcgaggggCCCCGCGCTGGCCGGGCGAGGCCCAGGcggccccgtgtccccccccgcTGTCTCCGCGCTCTACCTGGAGACCAGCGCCAGGCGCATCCTGCTCGCAACCGGCCCGCGGGCTCGCCCCACGGGCAATCCCCCGCCACGGGCGAGGTgccggcggcgcggcggccCGGGCAGCGGCGCTCAgcggccgcgggcgggcggACCCGCTGCGCTGCGCCGGCCCCGGAGCTCCCGGAGCGCGGTAGGGCCGCGGCTCCTCTCGCCCAAGATGGGGCTCAACTTGTGCGCTGCACCCTGGGAGCGACGTGGCCACGCCCCCGGCGGGTGACGTCACAGCCCGGCGCAAAGCAGCGCGGCGCGGGGGTGGCGGGGGAGTGCGGCCTGCGGGGGACAGTTGGGATATGGCGGCGCACGCCCagttcccccctcccccccccccgggGTTGGTCGCGCCCGGCCGCGCGCAGCCCCGGCCGGAGACGAGTgcgcggcgccgccgccggAGCGCGGGCGAACGCGAGAGAGCGCCCTCCTCGGGCGGGGCCGCGCAGCGCAGGCTGCGCCCGCGGCTGCCGCTGCGGTTGGGGCAACGCCGGGGAGcggagagaggggagaggggaacgGGGAACGGGGAGCGGGGAacggggagaggggagaggggagcggggagcggggaaCGGGGAACGGCGAGCACGGAATGGGGAGCACCgagagcagagagaggggaACGGGGAAAGGGGAACGGGGAGCACCGAGAGCGGAGAGAGGGGAACGGGGAACGGGGAGCACGGAATGGGGAGCACCGAGCGGGGAGCGGGGAACGGGGagaggggagcggggagcggaGAGAGGGGAGAACGGGGAGCACCGAGAGCGGAGAGAGGGGAACGGGGAACGGGGAGAGGGGAGAACGGGGAGAGGGGAACGGGGAGCACGGAATGGGGAGCACCGAGCGGGGAGCGGGGAACGGGGAGAGGGGAACGGGGAGCGGGGAACGGGAAACGGGGAGCGGGGAGCACCGAGAGCGGAGAGAGGGGAACGGGGAGCACGGAATGGGGAGCGGGGAGCACCGAGCGCGGGGTGGGGAGCACGGAACGGAGAGCACCGAGCACGGAGCACCGAgcggggagcagggagaggggagcgGGGAACACCGAGAACGGAGCGCGGTCCCCGCCGTTCGCCGTGCCCGCCCGTGCCCCGCGGCCGCCCGTGCCCGGCCCGGAGCGCTCGGTGCCCCCGCAGCCGTTCCCGGGACACCGCAGGGCCGGGcgctccagccctgcccgggcagctccagcccccgAGCGCCCTTTCCATGGGGGGATTCCTGCCCGGCCGGAGCcgtcccctctgctcctgtccctgttcccagatcccaaatccccccggtgtcccctcctggcaggagctgtgcagagccacaagggccccctgagcctcctttgctgcaggctgagcccccccagctgccccagccccatccccagccccatccccagctcccccatcccctgccccagccccagccccatccccagctccccctgccccagccccatccccagctccccctgccccatcccctgccccatcccctgccccattccctgctccccctgccccatcccctgccccatcccctgccccctccccagccccatccccatcccctgccctggccGCGCTCCAGCCCCTCTTTGTCCCTCCGGAATGAGcgcccagagctgtccccaggctggaggtgcctcagcagggacagcacagggacagcacaggacgGTCCTGCCTGTCCTGTGTCCACTGCCAGGGCTGCGAGGAGGAATGGGCTGCTGGGACATTCAgcaaagaagaaagggaaattaataaaaagtaaaataattaaaggacAAGGAGCAAGAATGAATAAGGTGAACCGATTCACTACCAAACCAGAAAGGTTTCTGAAAAGTCAATTATGAAAATTGCTGCAATCCACTGCCAGGTTAGCCAAGATCCACACAGTAAACCACACCACGGCCTTGTCAGCATTACACTGGTAATATTTTTGTGATGTTGAATTAGTGCTGAACAATATTCCAGTGTGTTGGGcacactgatatttttattaaatatcaAACGTAcatattcctttcttttccttcaagaaAAACATCTGCCAGCGTTAGTTAAAGGAATTCACACGTGCCTTGTGTCGGTGTGTGCAAGCTCCAGCACTGTGGGACCTTCCTGGTGTGTGTGCCTGGTTTTTAAGAGATGGACAGGAGAGGTGGAGCAGTGCAAGAGCAGCAGGCTCCTGCTCAGCGCTGCCGTGTCACCTGGCAGAGGTTTGGGCCATTCTGCCCCCCTGTCTCTGTCACCTTCACCATCACACACCTCACCAGGAGGATCCCATGCTGGTTTCTGCAGCAGTGAGACCCTCAGGGGCTCTCCTTGTGGTTCTCCTGTTCTCACTGCAGGTGATTTTGCATATTTCACATATTTTGCCATTTAAAGGTTGTGGAGTCAGGTGACAGAAGTGTCTCACACAATCCCTGAGCCTCAGGACTGGGGGCAGAGATGTTCCCACAAGTAATAGAAGACAAaaagcagctcctctggagTGTGGTAGTTGTGGGTATCAAGTGAAAATGGCACTACCATGTTAATTTTAAATGGTCAAAAGGTGGTGCTTCCCACTGAGATGTGTCACTAGCATGCACTAAATCCCTGAATGCTCATGGAGTGCACACGCCCACAAATGAATGCATGGCTGGATAAAGATGTTCATTAATAGGTGTATGGGTGCACTGAAGCTTTTGGAAAGCCCTGATGGAAACTTTAAAATGATGACATTTTTCAGAAGGAAGATGTAGGGATATTGAAGGGAATCAGTTTATTGGTGTCTAGAGTGCATGGTTCAGAGAGCTGAGCCTTTAATAACATGAGGTGATTACTGCTGGAGACTGAAGTGTAGCCTGGGGATGCCACTGATCCCACAGGGCATCTCCCCAAGTGCCAGGGGTCACACTGAGACTGCCTGAGGAGAAGGCGGCAGGAAAAGTTCAGGAGATTGTTCTTTTAGCTTCAGTCTCACCCCTCAGTTGGTATTGATCTGCAGTACAGCCTTGTACAAGTTATCTTTCATTCTTTGAtcttcagtgtttttctctcccatctATCACCTGCCTTATCTGCAGATACAGGGAACTGTTGAGGGCTCTGCTCACCACCCTTTTTGTGCTGAGACCCAAATTTCAGTCAGGCCATGTCTTAGCAATAGTAACATACTGGCACAGTAATGAACAAGTGGTAAGCAGTTTATTTATCCCTAGGGTCTTCTCAAATTGGAAGAGAAATTTAGGAGTCACTAAATACTGGGTATTCTAAGAGAGCACTTTGTTTCTGATCACTCTTGTATCAAATCCTGCACTAAAATTATAAATCTCACAATAAACAGTAGTATCAGAAATTCCTTTCTATTACTGTAAACTCtatatttccctttttatgAAACTCACAGTTCTAGACAGTAAGACATTTACTCTTTACATTTAAAACTCCTCTAAATTACCCCAAATGGTCTCAAACCCAACTGAGATGCAATTATAATTTGAATTTCAAGTTCTTTTGAATTTCAAGCTGTATGACACAAGACCTGGAAGGCAAATACCAGGTTACAGACTGCTGGAGGGAAGAAGGGCACAGAAAATGGCAAATTGGTTATTTGAATGTCTAAGtgggatttttgcatttataAAGGCCACTAACTATCCAGAGAACCATGAATAGTAGCTGCAGTGTTTAGCTTCAGGCTCTTCTTAAAGTTTCATATGACAAAGAGCACAGAATTTTCCTCTCCCCTGACTCTaaaaaaatgtctctttttgtCTCTGTAGTGTTTGTAGTCTTCTGCATGGGAAATAATAGGCACTAAATCCAACAactaatgacaaaaaaaatcataggaATGACAAGTGAGAAAAATGGACCCAGTTTCACACATTGAAGCACATTGAAAGTGCAAGTAGAAATGAATAAATGTTATGAAATACCATCAGCTGTTGTTAGCCTGATCCTGACCCCTTTCAAGTCAATGGCAAAACCCCACCAAATGTCAGTGGCAGCTGTGTTTTACTTTACTGAGAGatgttaaaatgttaaatttgtGCAGATCAGGCCTTTAGCACaacatcctcctcctcacaaCGGGCACCTTCACTTTTCCTGTGGATCCTGCACTGCACCCGGTTGTGGTGtggaacaggagctgctcctccagtCAGAATAATGGGAATTATGTGTCAGACCCCTCTGTGCACACCTGAGGGATTCTGTGAACATCCGAGGAAATGACAGCGTGCTGTGGAGCCGGAGAtgctctgggggctgtgggagaTGAGTTTGAGTTCCTGCCGACCCTTCTGGGCTGCACCAGCCCTGGATGGTTCTCATCTGTTCTCATCTGCACAGCTGTTCTCAGCCTTGCtgtctgctgctttctgaacCAGTTGTGGTTTAgaggcagagggaagagaaggatgaACAAAATCTGAGCTGCAAGCCTGGTTTGGGATTGTAATATGTTCTTGATGCTGAAAAGAAGTGTGGATTTGGAAGTCATCACAAGGCAAGAGCCGTGTTTTGGCACTAGGATGAATTACTGCTGCAAGAGCAAGGCTTTTAGGGAAGGCACAGAGCAGACCTGCGTTTGGGTCATGGATTTAAAGCCAGGAAATCAATCCTGGCTTTAGGATAAATAAATCAGGTTGgtctgtcttttctttctcagtttgAACATGAAACAGTTTGTAAACTGTTGCTATTTAGCTAATACACTGGAATGCAGTGAAATTTAAAGACATGCAATGTTTCTTCAATTTGATGTATAAATAGATTACAGCATTTTCAGCATTCCAGTCTTATGATCAAGTGGAATCCAGATCAGGTTTCATTTAACCTA
This Catharus ustulatus isolate bCatUst1 chromosome 10, bCatUst1.pri.v2, whole genome shotgun sequence DNA region includes the following protein-coding sequences:
- the TSC22D2 gene encoding TSC22 domain family protein 2 isoform X1 codes for the protein MSKMPAKKKSCFQITSVTTAQVASSITEDTESLDDPDESRTEDVSSEIFDVSRATDYGPEDVCERSSSEETLNNVGEAETPSSVSPNLLLDGQLTVAAAGVAAGPNGGAVPKSSAVPLPAVAPGTAVGGGSSAQAALPSTGPSAPAAPGAMSQTAAAACSSRFRVIKLDHGTGEPYRRGRWTCMEYYDRDSDGAAVLGRTGDCIRHSSTFEQAAQDRDSGLGATGGSVVISAVPASAHGSDSIADSSLAAVSQLLQTEKMNQSSLQQPSFVIGQQQQPQQPVGGAVPQSTAQPVFSGASGASQQMIVPQQPQPQVNPQGVSQAGPNGKGMAPPNVTVGQSSIPVAQQQVQQASIPVTQPQQFAYSQSQIPPVHLLPTQPPGQAEYMQHMTIMQSQGAIQQATTSSAPSTVASSLPVGQVTGQSASAVGAAVLGVSAQPGEAVAQGAGLLQSGQAQASQPGIPSQPAIPQPGSVVQPGLGHSGVVQQKSVTQHPMGGSSQVSGMPGAPHAVLPGVQSVPAAVPGTSVPSVSTTASVTMPNVPVTLVQSQLTSHPSVSRSPGVVQSQHVAHSMMQGAPSAPASLPQANLGQFQTQAQSLAGQIDDTRRKSEPLPQPPLSLIAENKPLVKPPIPDTLANPLQLPASTPMNSLASSVFGIPISVDGDEDRNPSTAFYQAFHFNKLQESKTTWDSASGASVVAIDNKIEQAMDLVKSHLMYAVREEVEVLKEQIKELVERNSLLERENALLKSLSNNEQLSQLSSQQAPGSASQPPPAQPPQPNVSSA
- the TSC22D2 gene encoding TSC22 domain family protein 2 isoform X2, giving the protein MSKMPAKKKSCFQITSVTTAQVASSITEDTESLDDPDESRTEDVSSEIFDVSRATDYGPEDVCERSSSEETLNNVGEAETPSSVSPNLLLDGQLTVAAAGVAAGPNGGAVPKSSAVPLPAVAPGTAVGGGSSAQAALPSTGPSAPAAPGAMSQTAAAACSSRFRVIKLDHGTGEPYRRGRWTCMEYYDRDSDGAAVLGRTGDCIRHSSTFEQAAQDRDSGLGATGGSVVISAVPASAHGSDSIADSSLAAVSQLLQTEKMNQSSLQQPSFVIGQQQQPQQPVGGAVPQSTAQPVFSGASGASQQMIVPQQPQPQVNPQGVSQAGPNGKGMAPPNVTVGQSSIPVAQQQVQQASIPVTQPQQFAYSQSQIPPVHLLPTQPPGQAEYMQHMTIMQSQGAIQQATTSSAPSTVASSLPVGQVTGQSASAVGAAVLGVSAQPGEAVAQGAGLLQSGQAQASQPGIPSQPAIPQPGSVVQPGLGHSGVVQQKSVTQHPMGGSSQVSGMPGAPHAVLPGVQSVPAAVPGTSVPSVSTTASVTMPNVPVTLVQSQLTSHPSVSRSPGVVQSQHVAHSMMQGAPSAPASLPQANLGQFQTQAQSLAGQIDDTRRKSEPLPQPPLSLIAENKPLVKPPIPDTLANPLQLPASTPMNSLASSVFGIPISVDGDEDSASGASVVAIDNKIEQAMDLVKSHLMYAVREEVEVLKEQIKELVERNSLLERENALLKSLSNNEQLSQLSSQQAPGSASQPPPAQPPQPNVSSA
- the TSC22D2 gene encoding TSC22 domain family protein 2 isoform X3, giving the protein MSKMPAKKKSCFQITSVTTAQVASSITEDTESLDDPDESRTEDVSSEIFDVSRATDYGPEDVCERSSSEETLNNVGEAETPSSVSPNLLLDGQLTVAAAGVAAGPNGGAVPKSSAVPLPAVAPGTAVGGGSSAQAALPSTGPSAPAAPGAMSQTAAAACSSRFRVIKLDHGTGEPYRRGRWTCMEYYDRDSDGAAVLGRTGDCIRHSSTFEQAAQDRDSGLGATGGSVVISAVPASAHGSDSIADSSLAAVSQLLQTEKMNQSSLQQPSFVIGQQQQPQQPVGGAVPQSTAQPVFSGASGASQQMIVPQQPQPQVNPQGVSQAGPNGKGMAPPNVTVGQSSIPVAQQQVQQASIPVTQPQQFAYSQSQIPPVHLLPTQPPGQAEYMQHMTIMQSQGAIQQATTSSAPSTVASSLPVGQVTGQSASAVGAAVLGVSAQPGEAVAQGAGLLQSGQAQASQPGIPSQPAIPQPGSVVQPGLGHSGVVQQKSVTQHPMGGSSQVSGMPGAPHAVLPGVQSVPAAVPGTSVPSVSTTASVTMPNVPVTLVQSQLTSHPSVSRSPGVVQSQHVAHSMMQGAPSAPASLPQANLGQFQTQAQSLAGQIDDTRRKSEPLPQPPLSLIAENKPLVKPPIPDTLANPLQLPASTPMNSLASSVFGIPISVDGDEDRNPSTAFYQAFHFNKLQESKTTWDRYGCLSMECIHAECIWCKCGCH